ACAGGAATGCCACACTTACCACCAAACAGCGTCGTGCTTGAGCGATTCCGGGATGAGCCTATTGCAACTAGTTCTCTTGCTAATAACCATCCTTCGATGAATGAGGGAAGGCCACAATTACAAACCCGTGGTCAGACGGGCAACGGCCCTCCAGGAACGAGAACCTTTTTCGATAGCACGATAATATAGGTTTACAGACGACACGATGATGCGGATGCGACCCATGCAGgtcttccttttttgttttttcaCCAACGATATATATAGGTCGAAATGATGTTATCATGTTACCCGGCTTCGGAATCCGGTAAGAGAGCCGACTATtttcaaaaaagaaaaaaagaaaaaaaaaaaaaaaaaaaggaaaggaaaaattcAATATCCTAAATCAAAGTAGTCAAAGAATTATTCATATCAAATTCAAGAAAATGAAACTACCTCCAGAAACACGAAAAGGTCCGAAGTGCCATCGTGATGCCATTGACCAGCGTTATAAATTAAAGCGCTTCCATTCGTCCGACGTAATCTATACCCTCACCCacttcaatatcatccaaatcaacacTTGAGTACGCTGTTAGCATATACAAGAGCGTAGAAAACACAAACCAGTCAACTCAGTAACCCTAGATTTGAAACCCAAAAGTATACTGCCTAGCACCCAATACACACATTCGACTTACCAGCACATCCCACCTCCAAAGCCCTAGTATcaaaaccaccaccaccacaaaccaaaacaatccgaaaaagacaagaaattagagaaaaagaaagataagatcCCAATCTCAATGGCCCCTCAAATCCACACCGAAGCTCCATCCACCTGCAAAGGCCCGTCCCGTCGGCTCCGTTCTCAAGCCATACCTCGTTCCCATTACCAAGATAGTGGTCCCTCCGTCCATCCGGGACGTCCCCATCTCGGACGTGCGGAAGTTACTCACAACACGATTCCACCACACAGATCTTATCCCACGAgtctattctattttctgCATGGATCGAGATCGTTGGATCGTCTGGGGTTTGTCATGAGGTTATTTCTTAGTCGTATTTTATAATGTAGCTTATTTTGACTCCTGTTTTGGGGTTACTGTATGTGCCTTGTATTTATGGGTATTGAGTTTACAGACTTCTTATACATAACTAGTAGGTCGGGTTATGGTGTGCGTTTGGGGCTTTGTGggatctcttctctttcttgcttttcttttgactcAAGGATTCTTGTTTCCTTGACTTATAATGTGAGTTTTGGATTACTATTTTTGTATTCTTTGCCGGGTTACGTAGGAACAAATATCGTAACGTTGGTAATCGTATCTTATTAACGACTAACATCGCAGAATCATGTATCTCATGCCCTGCAAGACCAAGTCTAAATTTCAACTCCATACAATGGATATCCCGTCTCCTTGGCCCGAAAATCAGGTCGAGGTTTTGTCCAACTGCTCGCTCTTTGCCCACAGgggaaaatataaaaaaaaatgaaaccATATCATGCCATGCGTTCAGAAACGAAATGCACACGTAAGATTAAATTAAGtagaatcaaagaaaagggaaaagggtaATTCTTTAAGCAGAGAACTCCTTCACATCGGACTTCTTgcccagaagagcaagaggaacGATACCACTGACGTGCATCTCAGGACCGTAGACGTGCATGTTGAGGCCCAGTTCCTCACCAACGGACTTGATGTTACGGAGACCCTCCTGGTAGTTAGGACCAGCACGACGGACCCAGATCTGGACCTTGTGCTCGTTCAGAACAGGGGCGACCTCACGCAGGGCACGGATGACACCCTTGAAGGTCGAAGCAACGTTGGTGAAGTTggcaataccaccaccaatgaagAGAACCTTGCCGTCGGGGTGAATAGGAGCACGTAGCATCAGGTCCAGGACGGTGTGAGCGTAGTTGTAGGTCTGAGTCTCGGTGGGAGCACCGGAGTACTCACCGTAGTTGGCGAGCTCACTGACGAAGCCAGCGGAGGCAATAGCATCGGCGTACACGACGGaggcaccaccaccagcaaccaGGGTCCAGACACGGCCCTTGGGGTTGAGGACGGTGAGCTTGAGAGAGGCACCGGTCTTGGCATCCAACTCAGCGATgaacttctcttccttgctcaTCTCACGGCCGAAAGGAGCGGGGAACTCCATGGGCGGGCCAGCGTCAATGTTGACCTTGCCCTCCTGAGGAGCAACGGCAATACCCAGGTTGGCGGGGCTACGGGCAATAGCCCACTTGGTGCCGCACTCGAACTCAGCGGTCTGGTCCAGCTTGGCAGCCAAATCCAGGAAGTGGACCTCAGCGGAGGTGGCATCAGCGTTAGGGATGACCACGAGAGGGTTGATCTCGAGGTAGGTGAACTGGCAGTCGACATAGACGGCGTACAGACGAGAGATGAAGTCCACGAGGACATTGTGGACACCGCTGGGcaccttcttcaagagagtGGCAGCGATCTCCTCATTCGAGGGGTAGTTCTTCAGGTTGACAGGAAtaagaagcttctcggccttggcGTCAACATCGCCAACATCGACACCACCTTCGTGGGTAAAGAGGATCCAGTCACCCTGCCAAACGTTAGTCGATATCCTCTGCCGTTACCCATGGGTCTCCAATGCTTCTTACCTCACGCACGGAGTGAATGTTGATGTAGTACTCAGTTTCCTGAGGGTGGGGAACGAAAGGCTCAACCAGGAACTGACGGAGAACGCCAGTGACGGTCTCAACCTGGACGTCCTTAGCGGCGCGAGCCTCAATCCATTCTCTAGCCTCAGCCCAGGTCTTGTTCAGAGCGAGGAGACCGCTCTTGCCACGCCTCTTGATCAATTGGTCGGGCTTAGCAACGAACTTAGCACCGGAGGCCAACAGCCACGGGTAGGTCACCTCGGCCTGGTCGAGGACATCCTTGACGGCACGGTCTTCAGGGAAGTAGAGAGAGGCGAGACGAGCGGGAGGGTTGTgagtggaggaaggaggaagaggagtcGGCTTGATGACGGGGGCACGAGTGAGGTGGTAGTTGAGGATGGCCTTGCCATCAGCCTCGAGAATCGACTTGGCGGACATATTGGAGGGGTAAAGGACTAGAAAGAGATatggaggagaggatcaaGAGGGGAGTGAGGAGCTATAGACTGATAGTATAGGGGGGAATAAAAATGTTAAGAGTAAGGGAAGTCAACCCCAGATTAAGAGTATAGAGGTGTGGGAAGTATGTGAGGATAGATTGGAGTGAGAGGGAAaagtgaggaaagaaaacaaaataagTTGTTTCTGGCTTGGCAAAAATTACCAGAGAGGAGTATTGGAGGTATAGGAGGACAATTCCAAACGGGGGGCGCAGtaggaagaaggaggaaaaaaagagtaCGTCGGGTACGGCGATGATAATAATTTCAGCTCCTGGAAATTATTATTACTCTTCTGGATGACAActtggagggggaggggaattTTTCTGCTGGTAAAACTGTACTCTGGCCCCTCCGAAGCAACCATACCAGCACGATACGGGAATACCAAAACACACCAAAAAAGGCCGAGCTCGGGAGAGGTGTTGAGATACGGTGGGGATCAGCAGAGGATGTGGATCCTACCAGGACCCACTGTGTTAAGCGGCCTTAATTCCTACGGGTTGGGAGCTTCGCTTTCCACTCTGTTGGGGTTCTTCGGGAAGGGGTATTTAGTACGCAGTATCTGCCCTACGCTGTAGCCCCAATACTGTACGGCTTGATGAATGGCAACTTCTGGCGCACTTCGGACGGTTCCCTCCGGAAGTCGCACTTCATCGTAGATTTATCTGTAATTTTAGTTTCTCATTATCGGTTTTGTTGGGTTTTGGGTAGGTTTTGTTGGTGACCCCTCAGGAGCACTAGAGAGTTTGATACGTAGGAGGTGCAGCGTACACGTGGACCACTGTCTAAATCGGAATAATATCCAGGGACAGGGCACTGCGTTGATTGAGAAGATCTACCTACAGTACTCGGTCCGACTACTGGATGGCTATCCCAATCCAGGTAGATCCGTAAGGATCTTAGTGCCTGACTGCTCAGGTACCCATCCCCTTCAGTTAACTAATTCACCGCCTTTAGATAATCTTCTAGAAGGTTAGAATATTACCATGGGTATACCTCGAGTGGTCTACTACTATCAAggtactactccgtagtactCCGGCTACCACCTTCTATTACCTGACGTAGTTACAGATCCCTTGTCATGAAGTCATTGATACTACCTTTTCTTAACACACTGAGTGTAAAAGGAAATAGTCGGTTCCAATGCATCTTGTCGCGGTTGCATGATGTTTAGTCGGTGAGCATCGTCATGTGCGCCCGTTAGCAGCAGGCAGGAATCGAAATATTTTCTTAGGCGGCATCTTTACGTAGTAGGATGCAGGCGATGGATGAGGTGTACTCCGGTTTACTGTGTACTTTGTATACTACTAGTGGGAAGGTACATTGGCATCCCTGGgccaacaagaaaaaaaaaatatcagaCCGTTCATCGACCCCACCTTTAGTCCCGACCAGATCATCTTACAGAAATAGTGCCTTGGGCCTTAACTTTCCGGAGTCGAGACTTGCTTGAAGATGGCCCGATTATCCTGCTCATTACCCTTTTTGACCGTAGTCAGTATTGTATATACGGTGTACTTCAGATCACTCTTGGGGTCAGTATTATGAATACCGTGTACTTCGGGTCACCACTGGAGTCAGTCCAGTTTATACGGTGTACTTCAGATCACCGCCCAGGCAggaaaaaaacaagacttGAGTTTGTTGAGCAACATTATCAACCCCCCCAAAAATAATACACTGCAGATTAGCTTGTCGCATACTCCGCACTCCATCAGCAGTACTGTGTACGCCGTCACACCAGCCCTAGCTAGCTCTTTCATTCCACCACCGTAGCTTTTCCTCTAAATGGTTCCTGTGGCTTTCCCGAGTCCCGGTTAGCTAGACTAGATTTTCCAATAAGAAATTCTCATCGGGAGGTTATTATTAGGACCTTTTCAAGTCCCGAAATCCGAACATAGCCTCAGGCCAGACTACTATTTTCCCAACTGGTCCCGCATTGCGCCCCCCGCCGTTTTCTCAAGACCGTATAGTACCGGCCCATACCGCCCACCCATACGATTACCTGTCTGATACATACCAACCATACGCCATACATACTTCAGACTCCGGGCTTCTGTACTTCACCTCaaaaattattattagcAGCTCCATAAtttctttactccgtaccaaCCCCCAATCTTAACCCGATATCGTTCCCCTCtgttgttatttttttttcttctcccattccGTCTTAACTCATCGATTAATCCACTTCATTCCCCctccaattccaatttctccatcctccttcCTTGGTTATCGTCCTtatcctcctctcccatctatcttctccttccctcccAGGTCGCTATTACTTGTTGCGACTTACTCCTCTATATCATTTAACTCACCTGCATACCCACCTAATAATACcttcttgtttcctttgaTTGTTTTACGTTTGGAGCTCTGTTGACAGGTATGCTTCCTCGAAATCAGATCGGATACTGATATCATACACCTCCCCTTCCCTTGACCTATTATTCCCCCCAGTCCTAGAACTGTGAACGCTTTGCTAATGTTAACCGGATTGACAGAGTAATTAGCCATCATGTCTTCTACCGCTCCTCTTGTCAACACCGCCAATGGCGGCTCTGCCAATGACAACATCACCCGCTTCGCACCCCCCAGCCGTGTGCTCTCTCCTCTCAACCATGCCCTCTTCCACAACAAGACCAGATGTTTCGTATAGTGAGTACTTCCTGTCTTCTGGAGGTCAACGTCATATATTGACCGTTGTAATAGTGGTATGCAGCCCAAGGCCGTGCAGGGCATGCTCGACTTCGATTTCATCTGCAAGCGCAGCACACCCTCAGTCGCCGGTATCATCTACACTTTCGGTGGTCAATTCGTGAGCAAGATGTACTGGGGTACTAGCGAGACTTTGCTCCCTGTCTACCAGGACGTTTCCAAGGCCATGGCCAAGCACCCCGATGTTGACACTGTTGTCAACTTCGCCTCCTCCCGTTCCGTGTACAGCTCTACCATGGAGTTGATGAACTGCCCTCAGATTAAGTCCATTGCCATCATTGCCGAGGGTGTCCCAGAAAGAGTAGGTCCTTGATCTCTGCCAAGCTAGACTTCGACTGACAGTGGTAATAGCGCGCTCGTGAGATTCTCGTCACTGCtaaggagaagggcatcaCCATTATTGGACCCGCTACCGTTGGAGGTATCAAGCCTGGTGCTTTCAAGATTGGTAACACTGGTGGTATGATGGACAACATTGTGGCTTCCAAGCTCTACCGTAAGGGCTCTGTCGGCTACGTCTCCAAGTCCGGTGGTATGTCCAATGAATTGAACAACATTGTCTCTCAGAATACCGATGGTGTCTACGAGGGTGTTGCCATTGGTGGTGATCGTTACCCTGGTACCACTTTCATCGACCATTTGCTGCGTTACCAGAACGAGCCGGAGTGCAAGATCCTTGTGTTGCTCGGCGAAGTCGGTGGTGTTGAGGAGTACCGTGTCATCGAGGCCGTCAAGAAcggcaccatcaccaagccCATTGTTGCCTGGGCTATTGGTACTTGCGCCAGCATGTTCAAGACGGAGGTCCAGTTCGGTCACGCTGGTGCTTCGGCCAACTCCGACCTGGAGACCGCTGTTGCTAAGAACAAGGCCATGAGGGAGGCTGGTATCCACGTTCCCGAGACCTTTGAGGACATGCCCGGCGTGCTCAAGCAGGTCTACGACCAGGAGGTCAGCAAGGGCAACATCCAGCCTCAGCCCGAGCCTGTTCCCCCTAAGATTCCTATCGACTACTCCTGGGCCCAGGAGCTCGGTCTCGTCCGTAAGCCCGCTGCTTTCATCTCCACTATCTCCGACGACCGTGGTCAGGAGCTCCTTTACGCCGGTATGCCCATCTCCGATGTCTTCCGGGAGGACATTGGCATTGGTGGTGTcatgtctcttctttggttccGCCGCCGCCTTCCCGCCTATGCTAGCAAGttcttggagatggttcTCATGCTTACCGCTGATCACGGCCCTGCCGTGTCCGGTGCCATgaacaccatcatcaccacccGTGCCGGCAAGGATCTGATCAGTGCTCTCGTTTCTGGTCTTCTGACCATTGGTTCTCGTTTCGGTGGTGCCCTTGACGGTGCTGCTGAGGAGTTCACCAAGGCCTTCGACAAGGGTCTGAGCCCCCGTGACTTCGTTGACACTatgaggaaggagaacaagCTCAGTATGTCCCCCTACCATTGCTTCCACTAGATCTTCAATTGAGACGCATCACTAACCGCGCATAGTTCCTGGCATTGGTCACCGTGTCAAGTCCCGTAACAACCCTGATCTTCGTGTCGAGCTGGTCAAGGAGTTCGCCAAGAAGCACTTCCCCAGCACCAAGCTGCTCGACTACGCCATCGCTGTTGAGACTGTCACCACCTCTAAGAAGGACAACCTGATCCTGAACGTTGACGGTTGCGTTGCTGTCTGTTTCGTTGACCTCATGCGCAACTCCGGTGCCTTCTCCCCCGAGGAAGTTGAGGACTACATGAAGATGGGTGTCCTTAACGGTCTCTTCGTCTTGGGTCGCAGTATCGGTCTGATTGCCCACTACCTCGATCAGAAGCGCCTGCGTACCGGTCTCTACAGACACCCTTGGGACGATATCACCTACTTGCTCCCTGCCCTGCAGAAGGGTGGATCGGAAGGCCGTGTCGAGGTCAACATCTAATCTTTTATATATCCTTATTAATTTCTTaccttttcattttctctatATCTTTACACTCGTGGAAGTGGCCAGTGTGGGATACTGGTAATCTCATAAAATCCCGTCATGTTCTTGACGTTGGAGTTATGATGGCTTGCGTTGCATTGTTTCGATTCTTATATCATTTTATTTCACCTCACAATCTGTAGTGCGCACATGTGGCATGACTAGCTGATAGGGTTGATGAATTCTATGCAAgggcagaaaaggcagaacCTGTTTAGAAGAGTTAGAATTACGACAGCCTGATCTACAATCCAATGGGTTATAATTTCAATGATATTCCATATAGCTTCAAACTTGAGTAATCTTTTTCTATATACTTATAACCAGGTCCCTTGgtgtcttcttcgacttcagCTGAAAGATATCGGGGCCCTGCCCGCTTTGCCCATGTCAGTTGCGGATCTGGGAGTtgagcaaaaaaaaaaaaataaaaaaaaaaaaaaaaaaaagtaaaagaatTGCATAAACAAGACACGGAGGAAAATTCATTCCAGATGAAGTGACTTTCCGAATGTGTTTCAGTCCAATTGGTCTATGAACTGCCCGAGATAGCAGTTCTTCCGACCCCACATTGGCCTAAACTTTGGGAAGTAGTGAAACTAACCGCTATAGGCAAGACTAACTTAGAGCTTCTGCAATTCTTGAATCGATAAAATATATCCTTACATTAAATCTACGGCCCAACTCTAAGCGCGTCATACTTCGCCAACCCCAAGAATTCTCAAAATTTCCTTCTCACAAGTGGGCTTTCAGCCCCTCGAAATCGCTCATTGTTACCCAATTCGCGCACCAAATTACCACGCAAGAAAATCTCACCCAGAATAAGAACCCTCGACTTTATACACCTATAGAAACGAaaacccagaaaaagaaaaagaaggaaaaataaaatagaagaaatccaaaatGGTCCGCGTCAAACACCGCtacctcctcctcgacatccTCTACCCAGATCCCACCTCATGGCCTTCCTCAACAGCGCCCAAAAATGCACCACTAAACGCACAATCCCAATTGCGAATCCACTCGCCCACATCCGACGCCTTGACGCCGAGCTTACTCGCAAAGATGGTGAGGGAGGAAGTCGCGGAGGTATTTGGTGATTGGGGCGTGGGGAGACTGGGTGGTGTTACCGCTGGAGGTGTTAGTGGTATGTgtaccttttttcttttctttttggctAGCCCTATCTTGGTAGAGGGTTCTTATGCCGGGTTAAAATGGTGACTAATCTTATGTTTGATTGGGATAGTTAAATATTTGTCGCCTGCGACTTCGACGGCTATTATTCGTTGTCCGCGCGCGTCGTTCCGGCTTGTTTGGACCGCGCTTACTTATATGTCTCGGGTGCCAGAGTATGGGGACTCGAATCGGTCGAGGCGGTCGGATGTTCCGTTGACGAGGCCTTGTGTTTTTCGGGTCATTAGAGTTTCTGGTACGATGCGgaaggcggaggaagaggcgatTCGGCGGgcgaggaaggagattgtGCGGTTGAGAGGCGcggaggaggttggggtgcttgggggtttggttggtggattggaatATGAGGAGGGCTCTGGTGTTGCTGAGGATGTGATGGgggatgaagaggaggatgttgatatggGGAGTGATGGGGAGGATTGATGATCTTCTATAGGATGAGgtgtttgcttttttgggTGCGTTCGCCGTTGTTGGCGaggtttttcttttccattaATCAGAGATACCCTATAATACATGTATAGTAGAGGATGGTGAATTTCATGTCATGATTTTCGTACAACTTTCACTCCGCCGTCTGGTATGAATCCCCTGCCAAGATCGTCGTActcatcgtcgtcttcgtAACCGGCGCTGGGTTTGGTAGGGCCGGCTGCTTCGTCTCGTGCTTTGGCCTCTGCTTCCAACTGTTGCCTTTCAAGTTCATCGTGCTCATCTTTGGCATCTAACCAGCGTTCCTGTACATCTCGAACGTCCATAGTGCCTAGACCGTCCCGGACAGCAACCTGCCAGACGGTATCGTTTGCACCTTCAGCAGGTCCGAACACATACCCGCTTGCCCGGTCAATGACGTGCAATAGGCTCATCATGCTCTTCTTGTCTTCGACAGCTAGCGTTTCGAATGCAACGAGCCCGAAATCCTCAACGAGGTCTATAATGGCTTGATTGAGGGCCCCGAACTTATCATGCGAAAGCCGAGACGATTCCGCTTCCAGGTGCGGCAGCAAATATGAAAGGTCTTGGACCTCTGTGTAATAGTCTAGATTGAAAGGGAGCGGAGCGTAGTTCGAGAGATTGTCGATCTTGGTGAGGACGTTGAGGTGGGGAAGGTCCATTTGAAGCATGGCTCgaagggagaggatgagggcaGATATGTACATAGAAGGTAAAGTGAGGTTATAGGAGTCAATTAGGTGTATTACGATTAACTAAAGTAATAGTTAGCTCCATGTATATCGTAATCAGACCAAGAATGGAATAGAAAGAGACATACTCTATATCCCATTTTTtggagcttgaagaaaaTGTTCCGTAATGAAGAGTGATGCGTGAAAATCTCGACCTGACCTGGGCAGTCAAATAGAACATAGTCATCTAGCAACGGCTCACAATCAGTATATCATACTAAGTTGCCGCACCAGTTCCGATGCTTACCTCCGAGTTCCTTCATCCCCTCCTCCAGCCAGTCAAAGTTCTCCTCCAGTTCTTCTAGCGCATACAATATACCTCCGTTAGGACCCAGGTGATCTTCACTCATTACCTCCTCGAGCGTGACCAGGTCGCGAACATCCAGCGCACATGGGTAGGACGTTTTATCATTTGCGGGGTCCAGATTCACGATCGAACATTTGCGGCCAATTGCCCCGAGGAACTGATGCATGCCATTGCAATAAGTCGACTTTCCCGCGCCGGGAGGC
The sequence above is a segment of the Aspergillus oryzae RIB40 DNA, chromosome 3 genome. Coding sequences within it:
- a CDS encoding GTPase GPN2 (predicted GTPase), coding for MPFAQLVIGPPGAGKSTYCNGMHQFLGAIGRKCSIVNLDPANDKTSYPCALDVRDLVTLEEVMSEDHLGPNGGILYALEELEENFDWLEEGMKELGDDYVLFDCPGQVEIFTHHSSLRNIFFKLQKMGYRLIVIHLIDSYNLTLPSMYISALILSLRAMLQMDLPHLNVLTKIDNLSNYAPLPFNLDYYTEVQDLSYLLPHLEAESSRLSHDKFGALNQAIIDLVEDFGLVAFETLAVEDKKSMMSLLHVIDRASGYVFGPAEGANDTVWQVAVRDGLGTMDVRDVQERWLDAKDEHDELERQQLEAEAKARDEAAGPTKPSAGYEDDDEYDDLGRGFIPDGGVKVVLPFLPLHRIHQPYQLVMPHVRTTDCEVK
- the aclA gene encoding putative ATP citrate lyase subunit (Acl) (ATP-citrate lyase), with the protein product MSAKSILEADGKAILNYHLTRAPVIKPTPLPPSSTHNPPARLASLYFPEDRAVKDVLDQAEVTYPWLLASGAKFVAKPDQLIKRRGKSGLLALNKTWAEAREWIEARAAKDVQVETVTGVLRQFLVEPFVPHPQETEYYINIHSVREGDWILFTHEGGVDVGDVDAKAEKLLIPVNLKNYPSNEEIAATLLKKVPSGVHNVLVDFISRLYAVYVDCQFTYLEINPLVVIPNADATSAEVHFLDLAAKLDQTAEFECGTKWAIARSPANLGIAVAPQEGKVNIDAGPPMEFPAPFGREMSKEEKFIAELDAKTGASLKLTVLNPKGRVWTLVAGGGASVVYADAIASAGFVSELANYGEYSGAPTETQTYNYAHTVLDLMLRAPIHPDGKVLFIGGGIANFTNVASTFKGVIRALREVAPVLNEHKVQIWVRRAGPNYQEGLRNIKSVGEELGLNMHVYGPEMHVSGIVPLALLGKKSDVKEFSA
- a CDS encoding putative ATP citrate lyase, subunit 1 (ATP-citrate lyase) yields the protein MSSTAPLVNTANGGSANDNITRFAPPSRVLSPLNHALFHNKTRCFVYGMQPKAVQGMLDFDFICKRSTPSVAGIIYTFGGQFVSKMYWGTSETLLPVYQDVSKAMAKHPDVDTVVNFASSRSVYSSTMELMNCPQIKSIAIIAEGVPERRAREILVTAKEKGITIIGPATVGGIKPGAFKIGNTGGMMDNIVASKLYRKGSVGYVSKSGGMSNELNNIVSQNTDGVYEGVAIGGDRYPGTTFIDHLLRYQNEPECKILVLLGEVGGVEEYRVIEAVKNGTITKPIVAWAIGTCASMFKTEVQFGHAGASANSDLETAVAKNKAMREAGIHVPETFEDMPGVLKQVYDQEVSKGNIQPQPEPVPPKIPIDYSWAQELGLVRKPAAFISTISDDRGQELLYAGMPISDVFREDIGIGGVMSLLWFRRRLPAYASKFLEMVLMLTADHGPAVSGAMNTIITTRAGKDLISALVSGLLTIGSRFGGALDGAAEEFTKAFDKGLSPRDFVDTMRKENKLIPGIGHRVKSRNNPDLRVELVKEFAKKHFPSTKLLDYAIAVETVTTSKKDNLILNVDGCVAVCFVDLMRNSGAFSPEEVEDYMKMGVLNGLFVLGRSIGLIAHYLDQKRLRTGLYRHPWDDITYLLPALQKGGSEGRVEVNI